A part of Sulfurifustis variabilis genomic DNA contains:
- the tolA gene encoding cell envelope integrity protein TolA: MMRKDRRQPGGMRALVLAVLVHLAVVGIVVVGFQYTAAPTAPVAQPIQATVVEDPRKLEAERKRQEESRRKGEAEQRQKEEDARRRAEEQKRLEEQRRVEEQKRVAQQKQQEEQRRAEEARRKAEAERKRQEEARMKAEAEQKQREAEQRKKEEETRRKAAEESLREQLAMEEQAREQARREQELQRRAATAMSQYEGAIKQKVSRNWVLPVGVPEGLKCTVRVRLLPGGEVVEATVIGPSGNALFDRSVEVAVRKASPLPIATDPELFPYFRDIKFNFDPAKDKG, encoded by the coding sequence ATGATGCGGAAAGACCGCCGCCAGCCGGGCGGCATGCGCGCTCTCGTTCTCGCCGTGCTGGTGCATCTCGCGGTGGTGGGGATCGTCGTCGTCGGGTTCCAGTACACGGCCGCGCCCACCGCGCCGGTCGCCCAGCCCATTCAGGCGACCGTGGTCGAGGACCCGCGCAAGCTCGAGGCCGAACGCAAGCGCCAGGAGGAGTCCCGCAGGAAGGGCGAGGCCGAGCAGCGGCAGAAGGAGGAGGACGCGCGCCGCCGCGCCGAGGAGCAGAAGCGCCTCGAGGAGCAGCGTCGGGTCGAAGAGCAGAAGCGGGTCGCCCAGCAGAAGCAGCAGGAAGAGCAGCGCCGGGCCGAGGAGGCGCGCAGGAAGGCCGAGGCGGAGCGCAAGCGCCAGGAAGAGGCGCGCATGAAGGCCGAGGCGGAGCAGAAGCAGCGGGAGGCCGAGCAGCGCAAAAAGGAAGAGGAGACGCGACGCAAGGCGGCCGAGGAGTCGTTGCGGGAGCAGCTCGCCATGGAGGAGCAGGCACGCGAGCAGGCCCGGCGCGAACAGGAGTTGCAGCGTCGCGCGGCGACGGCCATGTCGCAATACGAAGGCGCGATCAAGCAGAAGGTGAGCCGGAACTGGGTATTGCCGGTCGGGGTGCCGGAGGGCCTGAAGTGCACGGTACGCGTGCGCCTGCTGCCCGGAGGCGAGGTGGTGGAGGCGACGGTCATCGGCCCTTCCGGCAACGCCCTGTTCGACCGCTCGGTGGAGGTCGCCGTGCGCAAGGCGTCCCCGCTCCCGATCGCGACCGACCCCGAGCTCTTTCCGTACTTCAGAGACATCAAGTTCAACTTCGATCCGGCGAAGGACAAGGGATGA
- the ybgC gene encoding tol-pal system-associated acyl-CoA thioesterase, translating into MEDDKALNFAIPVRIYYEDTDAGGVVYYANYLRYMERARTEWLRALGFEQDRLIANEGVIFAVRSARLEFVKPARFNDVLNVGVRVAARGGASLTFAQTIVREGATVCEGEVRVACLDAKTFAPRALPAALAQRLEEST; encoded by the coding sequence GTGGAGGACGACAAGGCCCTGAACTTTGCGATCCCTGTTCGTATCTACTATGAAGACACGGACGCGGGCGGAGTCGTGTACTACGCGAATTACCTGCGCTACATGGAGCGCGCACGCACCGAATGGCTGCGGGCGCTCGGTTTCGAGCAGGACCGATTGATCGCCAACGAGGGTGTGATTTTCGCAGTGCGCTCGGCAAGGCTGGAATTCGTGAAGCCCGCGCGCTTCAACGATGTCCTGAACGTAGGTGTGCGGGTCGCCGCGCGGGGCGGCGCGAGCCTCACGTTCGCGCAGACGATCGTGCGCGAAGGGGCGACCGTCTGCGAGGGCGAAGTGCGCGTCGCGTGCCTGGATGCCAAGACCTTCGCGCCGCGCGCCCTGCCCGCCGCCCTCGCTCAACGTCTAGAGGAATCCACGTGA
- the ruvB gene encoding Holliday junction branch migration DNA helicase RuvB yields the protein MIETDRLVSGQVQEPADEGVEANRLRPTRLADYVGQEPIHNQLEVFIAAARARREALDHVLLFGPPGLGKTTLAHIVAHEMGVGLRQTSGPVLERPGDLAAILTNLQPNDVLFIDEIHRLSPVVEEILYPAMEDCQLDIVIGEGPAARSIKLDLPPFTLVGATTRAGLLTSPLRDRFGIVLRLEFYTTPELARIVTRSAGILGVASEPDAIGAIAGRSRGTPRIANRLLRRARDFAEIKGNGTLTADIVAAALRMLEVDEQGFDVLDRKLLRTVIEKFGGGPVGVDSLAAAIGEERGTIEDVIEPFLIQQGFLMRTPRGRLATATAWRHFGITPPAGSDPLQRGIFEG from the coding sequence ATCATCGAGACCGATCGACTGGTGTCCGGCCAGGTGCAGGAGCCCGCGGACGAGGGCGTGGAAGCGAATCGCCTGCGCCCGACGCGCCTCGCGGATTACGTCGGCCAGGAGCCGATCCATAACCAGCTCGAGGTGTTCATCGCCGCCGCGCGCGCACGGCGCGAGGCGCTCGACCACGTGCTCCTCTTCGGCCCGCCGGGGCTCGGCAAGACGACGCTCGCGCACATCGTCGCGCACGAGATGGGCGTCGGCCTGCGCCAAACCTCGGGACCGGTGCTCGAGCGTCCCGGCGATCTCGCCGCGATCCTGACTAACCTGCAGCCGAACGATGTGCTCTTCATCGACGAAATTCACCGGCTCTCGCCGGTCGTCGAGGAGATCCTTTATCCCGCGATGGAGGACTGCCAGCTCGACATCGTGATCGGGGAGGGGCCGGCGGCGCGATCGATCAAGCTCGACCTGCCGCCGTTCACGCTCGTCGGCGCCACCACGCGTGCGGGGCTGCTGACCTCGCCGCTGCGCGACCGCTTCGGCATCGTGCTCCGGCTCGAGTTCTACACCACGCCGGAGCTCGCGCGCATCGTCACTCGTTCCGCCGGCATCCTCGGCGTGGCGAGCGAGCCGGACGCGATCGGCGCAATCGCCGGGCGCTCGCGCGGCACGCCGCGCATCGCCAACCGCCTGCTCCGGCGCGCGCGCGACTTCGCGGAGATCAAAGGCAACGGCACCCTGACGGCTGACATTGTGGCGGCGGCGCTGCGCATGTTAGAGGTGGACGAGCAGGGATTCGACGTCCTCGACCGCAAGCTGCTGAGGACCGTGATCGAGAAGTTCGGCGGCGGGCCGGTCGGGGTCGACAGCCTGGCGGCGGCGATCGGGGAGGAGCGGGGGACGATCGAGGACGTGATCGAACCGTTCCTGATCCAGCAGGGCTTCCTGATGCGAACGCCGCGCGGGCGGCTGGCGACGGCGACGGCCTGGAGGCATTTCGGGATCACCCCGCCTGCCGGTAGCGATCCGCTGCAGCGCGGAATCTTCGAGGGCTGA
- the tolQ gene encoding protein TolQ, producing the protein MAIFALIKNASLPVQIVIALLILASVISWTMIFRKWFALQSAYRAADRFENKFWSGGNLNQMYTEFAKAQSAAGMESLFVEGFREYKRLVGQPHVDPAGLLEGVQRAMRVALTRETDYLEMHLPFLATVGSTSPYVGLFGTVWGIMNSFRALGSIQQPTIGHVAPGIAEALIATAIGLFAAIPAVIAYNRYSNKVERLVTRYEIFMDEFSSILQRQALAAKA; encoded by the coding sequence ATGGCCATCTTCGCGCTCATCAAGAACGCGAGCCTGCCCGTGCAGATCGTCATCGCGCTACTGATCCTGGCCTCGGTCATCTCGTGGACCATGATCTTTCGCAAGTGGTTCGCGCTGCAGTCCGCGTACCGCGCCGCCGACCGCTTCGAGAACAAGTTCTGGTCGGGCGGGAACCTCAACCAGATGTACACGGAGTTCGCCAAGGCGCAGAGCGCAGCCGGCATGGAGAGCCTCTTCGTCGAGGGCTTTCGCGAGTACAAGCGGCTCGTCGGACAACCCCACGTCGACCCGGCCGGACTGCTCGAGGGCGTGCAGCGGGCCATGCGTGTCGCGCTCACCCGCGAGACGGACTACCTCGAAATGCATCTGCCGTTCCTCGCCACCGTGGGCTCGACCAGTCCCTACGTGGGGCTCTTCGGCACGGTCTGGGGCATCATGAACTCGTTTCGCGCGCTCGGTTCGATCCAGCAGCCCACTATCGGTCACGTTGCGCCCGGCATCGCCGAGGCGCTGATCGCGACCGCCATCGGCCTGTTCGCCGCGATTCCCGCCGTCATCGCGTACAACCGCTACTCGAACAAGGTCGAGCGGCTGGTGACGCGCTACGAGATCTTCATGGATGAATTTTCGAGCATCCTGCAGCGGCAGGCGCTCGCGGCGAAGGCATAA
- the tolR gene encoding protein TolR, which produces MSEINVVPYIDVMLVLLVIFMITTPLLTEGVKVDLPQATTKPIDQKDKEPLVITIDSKGRYYYEEQRRPVASDELRRRVAAFLRANPQTPVLVRGDKSAAYGDVIRAMALLQSAGAPSVGLVTEPSAPGK; this is translated from the coding sequence ATGAGCGAGATCAACGTCGTGCCGTACATCGACGTCATGCTCGTGCTGCTCGTCATCTTCATGATCACCACGCCGCTGCTCACGGAGGGCGTGAAGGTCGATCTGCCGCAGGCGACGACCAAGCCGATCGATCAGAAGGACAAAGAGCCGCTCGTGATCACCATCGACTCCAAAGGGCGCTACTACTACGAAGAGCAAAGGCGGCCTGTCGCCTCGGATGAGCTCCGCCGCAGAGTGGCCGCGTTTCTTCGGGCCAACCCCCAGACGCCCGTGCTGGTACGGGGCGACAAGAGCGCCGCTTACGGGGATGTCATCAGGGCAATGGCGCTCCTGCAATCGGCCGGCGCGCCCAGCGTGGGGCTCGTGACCGAGCCCTCGGCGCCCGGTAAATGA
- the tolB gene encoding Tol-Pal system beta propeller repeat protein TolB yields the protein MKSITRSISVAALVWAVLVAPARAVLTIDITQGVETGVPIAVVPFGWSGPGQPPQAVADIIEADLARSGRFQTLPRKDFVSYPSDDRDVVFKDWRVIKAEALVIGTVAQIAPGRYQIQFRLYDVFKQAQLAGLRYTVGGDTLRAVAHQIADIVYEKLTGEPGAFNTRIGYVTMETAGPKSSLYKLQVADSDGYNPRTIVRSNEPLLSPAWSPDGRQLAYVSFEDKRSKVYVQNIADGRRQMVAEFKGKNSAPAWSPDGRRLALSLSKDGNSEIYVLELATRELRRLTSDPAIDTEPAWSPDGRYIVFTSDRAGRPQLYRMTADGRQVQRLTFEGDYNARAGFAPDGRMLTLVTTVKGRYHIATLRLDNGALQVLTDTPLDESPSFAPNGRMILYATELRGRGVLASVSSDGRVRQLFRLEEGDVREPAWSPYNRELQYKE from the coding sequence ATGAAAAGCATCACCCGTTCGATCTCGGTTGCTGCGCTCGTTTGGGCGGTGCTCGTCGCTCCCGCGCGCGCGGTCCTCACCATCGATATCACCCAGGGCGTGGAGACCGGCGTGCCGATCGCCGTCGTGCCGTTCGGCTGGAGCGGCCCCGGGCAGCCGCCGCAGGCGGTCGCCGACATCATCGAGGCGGACCTCGCGCGCAGCGGCCGCTTTCAGACCTTGCCGCGCAAGGATTTCGTGTCGTATCCGTCGGACGACCGCGACGTCGTCTTCAAGGACTGGCGCGTGATCAAGGCCGAAGCGCTCGTGATCGGCACCGTGGCCCAAATCGCGCCGGGGCGGTATCAGATCCAGTTCCGGCTGTACGACGTGTTCAAGCAGGCGCAGCTCGCCGGCCTGCGCTACACGGTCGGCGGCGACACGCTGCGCGCCGTCGCTCACCAGATCGCGGACATCGTCTACGAGAAGCTCACGGGGGAGCCGGGCGCGTTCAACACGCGCATCGGCTACGTCACCATGGAGACCGCCGGGCCGAAGTCGTCTCTCTACAAACTGCAGGTCGCGGATTCCGACGGCTACAACCCGCGCACCATCGTGCGTTCGAACGAGCCGCTGCTGTCGCCGGCCTGGTCTCCGGACGGGCGGCAGCTGGCGTACGTTTCCTTCGAGGACAAGCGATCGAAGGTGTACGTGCAGAACATTGCGGACGGCCGCCGGCAGATGGTCGCCGAGTTCAAGGGGAAAAACAGCGCGCCCGCTTGGTCGCCCGACGGCCGGCGCCTGGCGCTGTCGCTCTCCAAGGACGGCAATTCGGAGATCTATGTGCTGGAGCTCGCAACGCGTGAGCTCCGACGCCTGACCAGCGACCCGGCGATCGACACCGAACCGGCCTGGTCGCCGGACGGGCGTTACATCGTCTTCACCTCGGATCGCGCCGGTCGCCCGCAGCTCTACCGTATGACGGCCGACGGACGGCAGGTGCAGCGCCTGACGTTCGAGGGAGACTATAATGCGCGCGCGGGTTTCGCCCCGGATGGCCGGATGCTGACGCTCGTCACGACCGTGAAGGGTCGATACCACATCGCGACGCTTCGCCTCGACAACGGTGCCCTGCAGGTGCTCACCGACACGCCGCTCGACGAGTCGCCGAGCTTCGCGCCGAACGGGAGAATGATTCTGTATGCCACGGAGCTGCGCGGGCGGGGAGTGCTCGCGTCGGTGTCGTCCGATGGAAGAGTGCGGCAGCTTTTCCGGCTCGAGGAAGGAGACGTACGTGAGCCGGCCTGGTCACCCTACAACCGAGAACTTCAATATAAGGAGTAA